The Candidatus Zixiibacteriota bacterium region CGCGTTGCGGAACGTAGCCAATCTTGCGCCGCTGCTTTTCATATGGTAGCCCATAGATCAACACCGATCCGGCAGCAGGTGTCACCAAACCCATGATCGACTTTATGAGGGTCGTCTTACCGGCACCATTCGGCCCGACAATCGCCATCAGCACTCCGGCGGGGACTTCCAGATCGATATCCCACAAGACCGGTTTGTCTCGATAAGCGACTGTCAAATCTTCGACTTTAATCGCGAGATTACTGTCGGTCACACAATACTCTCAATCTATCGACTACGGGGTTGCGGTTCCTTGCCCGCAGACAGAGCATTTGCGATGGTCTCTACATTGTAAGTTACCATACCAATGTAAGTCCCCTCAAATGTCCCCGGGTTACCCATAGCATCTGAGAACAGCTTTCCACCAATCTTCACCTTGAAACCTTTGGCGGCTACTGCAGCCTGCACAGCTTCGATGCTCTTCGGAGATACCGATGATTCCACGAAAATGGCCGGTATTTTGTGATCCATTATGAATTGGGCCAGATTTTGTACATCCGCCGTCCCGGCTTCGGAAGCGGTGCTTATACCCTGCAATCCTCTGACTTCAAACCCGTATGCCCGCCCGAAATAACTGAATGCGTCGTGAGCTGTAATCAGAACCCGCTGCCTTTCCGGAACAGACTTTGTAAGCTTGTATACATAATCATGAAGTTCGGAGAGCTCAGTCAGATAACCCTCGGTATTGTTATCGAACATCACGGCAGCCCCGCGATCATATTCGATCAGGATGTCTCTGACCAGTTCAACCGCCATCATCCAGACCCTCACAT contains the following coding sequences:
- a CDS encoding zinc ABC transporter substrate-binding protein, with translation MMKKLGILMTILILTSLIGCGKKEEEKKSEKVEKKKIEVVTTTGMIADIVKNIGGDAVNVTALMGPGVDPHTYKASAGDVGKMANADVIFYNGLHLEGAMSEVFERMSGEVRAVAVTDRIMESHLLESPQFEGAFDPHVWFDVRVWMMAVELVRDILIEYDRGAAVMFDNNTEGYLTELSELHDYVYKLTKSVPERQRVLITAHDAFSYFGRAYGFEVRGLQGISTASEAGTADVQNLAQFIMDHKIPAIFVESSVSPKSIEAVQAAVAAKGFKVKIGGKLFSDAMGNPGTFEGTYIGMVTYNVETIANALSAGKEPQPRSR